CCTTCGCCGCATCCCGAAGCTGGATGATCGGCCTCGTGATGCCGCTGGAGAACCGTACCGCGAATACGATGCCGCTCAACAGCGTTGTCATAAAGATCGAGACGCTCATATACGTCGTATACCGGTGCTTCTCGTTGATCCGCGCGTAATAATCGTTGTAGTTGGTTAATTCCTTATTGATCAGATGAAGAGTCATCTGCTGGATAAAATTCGAGACCTTCTGCGCTTCCTTCAGATGCGAGTAGTACAGATCGTAGTGGAACGTCGAATATTGATTGATGGCGGCGTCGCTCTCCCTGACGAACGTCTGGATCATATTCCGATAGTTTTCGCTGGTCAGGAAGTTGCGTTTCTGCTCATAGATTTCCGAGAGCCGCTCGCTTTTGTCCATCAGCGTCGCCACGTGTTTGCGGTAATCGTCCATCGATTTGACGGACTTGCTGACCAGGTACGCGTTCAGCGATTGATTGACGTTAACCGTCGTGCTGTAAATGTCGTTCAGCAGGAAAAAATTGCTCAGGATATTCTCGTACCCTTTCTTTTCATTCTGACTGCTGTGGAACAAAAAGAACGCGATGCTGTTCAGCAGCACAACGAGGAGGATGTAGCTGAGAATCAGCTTCGTTTTGATCTTCATCCCTGCTCCTCCGGATTGTAGCTGGCGATGTCCGTTTCCCGAATCGTTTTGATATCGGTATTATAAACGGTAAGCGTTTTCTTTCCCTTGAGGAATTCCACCATGATTCTCACGCTCTCCTCCCCCATCGAAAAAGGCCGCTGCACGAACGTGGCATCGATTCTCTTCTGCTTGATCAGCTCCATCGTCTCCGGCAGGTCGTCGAATGCATACACTTTGATGCGTTCGCCTGGGCGCTCCGCGTTGTTCGCCACTTCGGCGGCGCCGACTCCGTCCAAAGAGCCCGTTCCGAAAAACACGGTGACGTCCGGATGCTCCTTTAATATTTTGTAGGCCTTCTCGGTCGCCAGATTGCTGTTGATGCTTGTTTCTTCGACCGCCACGACCTCGATTCCGGGCGTATCCTTGATCCCGTCGAGGAAGCCCGCCACCCTCAGCGTCTGGTTGGAGATGGAGAAGCTGCCGGTCAGGATTCCCACCTTGGCGCTGCCGTTCGTGTCCTTGACGATCTCTTTGGCCGCGCGGCGTCCGGCGAGGAAGTTGTCCGTGCCGACGAAAGCGATCCGTTTGCTGCCCGGCGCATCGGTGTCGATCGTGATCACCGGAATGCCGGAGTCTACGGCTTTGTTGATCGCGGGCGTAAATTCCTTTTCGTTGAAGCCCTGCATGATGATGCCGTCGACCTTGGAGGCGACCGCCATCTCCACCATGCTCAGGTCCTGGGCGGCCGCATGCACCGGAACGACATATTCGATGACGGCGTCCAGCTCTTTGGCGGCTTTGTCGGCCCCGCTCTGGATCTGGCTCCAATACGGAGTTATTCCTTCCTGATTGATCATGACCAGATGGTATTTCGGTTTCTCCATGAAATGCTGCAGCTTGGCCCCCAAGTCGATCTGATTGACCCGGTAAGCGAAATAAACGGAACAGCCGAACGATACGGAAATGAGGAGAATCGCCATCCGGTACGTCCACTTGGCGTATGCGCGCATGCCTTGTCTCCTTCTCTGGCGTTTTCCTCATGGTTTCTTCGCCGGAGGCGCGAATTCCTTCCCCGCCGCGATGCCGGGGAAGCCTCCATATACGGAAAGAAAATACCCATTCATACGAAAAGGTATTTTCGTCATGTTCGTATTTAACCTTTGATGGAGCCGGCCAGCAGACCTTTGACGAAGTAGCGGCTCAGGAATACGTATACGAGCAGCGTCGGCAGAGCGGCCAGCAGCGCTCCCGCCATCTGCACGTTCCAATGGACCACCTGGCTGCCCGACAAATTTTGCAGGGCGACCATGATGGGCTGCTGCTTCTGCGTCGTCAGCGTGACGGCGAACAAAAATTCGTTCCATACGCTGGTGAACTGCCAGATGCCGACCACCACGAAGCCGGTCATGGACAACGGGAAGAAAATATGCCGGTAAATCCCGAAAAACCCGGCTCCGTCGATCTTCGCCGATTCCAGAAGCTCCGTGGGAATCCCCGCGTAAAAATTGCGGAAGATCAGCGTCGTGATCGGGATGCCGTAAATGACGTGCACCAGAATCAAGCCCGGAATCGTGTTGTACAGGCGAATCGCTTGCATGAATTGGATCAGCGGAATCAAAATGCTCTGATACGGGATAAACATCCCGAACAGGATGCAGACAAACAAAATGTCGGAGCCCCGGAACTTCCACTTGGCGAACACATATCCGTTCAGCGAGCCGAGCAGGCAGGAGATGACGGTCGCCGGAACCGCCAGATAGACGCTGTTCAACAAGTTGGGCGCGAGCTTTTTTAACGCTTCCCCGTAACCCGACAGATGCAGCGCCGAGGGCAGCTCCCACATGCGGTCCAGCGTGACTTCGTCGAGACTTTTGAAGCTGGTGACGGCCATGACATAGATCGGGATCAGGAAAAACAGGGAGAAAAGCGTGAGCAACGCATACGTGACGGCGCGGTTCGCACGGCTGTAGGTCGGCATCAGGCCTCTTCCTTTCTCATGCTGGAAATGAGGTAAGGGACGATCAGGATGGAGACCAGCAGCAGCATGATGATCGCAATCGCCGAGCCTTGGCCGTAATGGTTGCCGCGGAATGTCGTCTCGAACATGTAGACGCCGGGCACATCGGTGACAAAAGCGGCTCCCGGACCGGTCATCGCATAGATCAGATCGAAAATTTTCAGCGAGATATGGCCGAGAATAATAACCGCGCTTGTCGTGACCGGCCGCAGCAAAGGCAGCGTGATGCTCCGCAAAATTTGCCGCTCCGTCGCCCCGTCCATACGCGCCGCTTCGTATATGTCCTCGTTAATTGCGCGCAAGCCGGCGATAAACATCGCCATCGTAAAGCCCGACAGTTGCCAGACGGCCGCGATCAGCACCGCAAGCAGGGCGACCGGCAGGCCGAAGTCGATCTGTCCGAGAGAAATCGACGGAACGACCGTCGTGCTTGTGTACCAGGCCGGAAGATCCTCTGCGCCCAACTTCCGGAGAAGGAGATTCACCCCGGTGGACGGATTCAGAATCCATTGCCACGCAACCCCGGTCACGACGAAGGAAAGCGCCATCGGGAAAATAAACAAATTGCGGAACAAACTCTCGAACCGGATGTTGGCATGGACGAGCAGGGCGAGAGTCAAGCCGATCGCCAGGCACGTCGCAATAAACAGCAGCGTAAACATCAGCGTGTTCCGCAAATCCGATTGAAAGCGGAAGTCCTGAAAGAGGAAGCGGTAGTTCTCCAGTCCGGCGAAGGACAAGTTTCGGACGAGCGTATTCCACTTGCTGAGCGAGACATATCCGGACCAGGCGATAAACCCGTAGACGAACAGGCCGATCAGCGCGATGGACGGCAAGACGACCAAGACGGGCGCAAGCCGTTCTCTTAACCGGATGTTTGAATTTCTGCCGGTCTTGGGCTGCGAATTCGGTTTCGCTTCGACTGCGGCAGCAGGCATGTTCGATCCGCTCCTTCCTGAACCGGATGGGGACGCCCCCATCCGGTTTCTCTCTTCTATTACTTGGCGATGCCGCTGGCTTTGGCGGCTTGGACGAGAGCCGCTGCAGCCGCGTCAACGTCGCCTTTCGTGACGAAGATACTGATCGCCTGGCTCGCCTGGGTGACGAAGCCCTCCGCCGCGGCCGATCCGTGCGCCAGACTCGCCGCCAGCTTGCTGCTTTTGAATTCCTCGATCGTCTGCTTGCCGTAGACGTCGTATTTGCCGGCGTCCGCGTCGATACGGGCCGGAATGGAACCTTTGAGCGGATTAAACGCGTCTTGGCCTTCCACCGAACCGAGCACCTTCAGGAATTCCTTCACGGACGCTTCATCCTTGATGCCCTTGGGCAATCCGAACGTATCCGATATGACCATAAACATGCCCGCCGTGTTGGGCGTCGTCGTCCAGCCGAAGTCGACATTCGGCTTGAGCTTCAGATCGTTCACGAAGTAGCCTTTGGCCCAGTCGCCCATCACGTTCATTGCCGCTTCGCCTTTCGCCACCAATTGGGAAGCGTCCTGCCAGTTGCGGGCCGCATGGTCTTTGTTGATATAGGTCAGCATTTTTTTGAAGGTGTCGAGGGCATCCTTCACCCGCTTGTCGTCGAACGGGACTTCACCCGTCCACAGCTTTTTGTAATCGTCCGGTCCCAATGTGCCCAACAACACATCCTCGAATAGATGAACGGCCGTCCAAGGCTCTTTGTCCCCCAACGCCAGCGGGGTGATGCCTTTGGCCTTCAGCTTCTCCGCGACGTCGAAAAATTCCTCGAACGTCTTCGGCGCCGTCAGGCCGTTCTCGTCGAAAATTTTCTTGTTGTACCAAAGCACGTTCCCCCTGTGAATATTGACGGGAACGGAATACGGCTGGCCTTTGTCGCTGACGAGCTCGATCAATTCCTTCGGGAATTTCTCGTTCCAGCCCTCCGACGCGTAAAGGTCGCCCAGCGGGTTCATTTTCCCTGCCGCAACCCAGCCTGCGTTCAGCTCCGCTCCGGCGTGGACCTGGAAGGTGGCAGGCGGATCGCCGCCCTGCATGCGGCTGGCCAGCACCGCTTTCGCGTTCGTTCCC
The DNA window shown above is from Paenibacillus thermoaerophilus and carries:
- a CDS encoding carbohydrate ABC transporter permease; protein product: MPAAAVEAKPNSQPKTGRNSNIRLRERLAPVLVVLPSIALIGLFVYGFIAWSGYVSLSKWNTLVRNLSFAGLENYRFLFQDFRFQSDLRNTLMFTLLFIATCLAIGLTLALLVHANIRFESLFRNLFIFPMALSFVVTGVAWQWILNPSTGVNLLLRKLGAEDLPAWYTSTTVVPSISLGQIDFGLPVALLAVLIAAVWQLSGFTMAMFIAGLRAINEDIYEAARMDGATERQILRSITLPLLRPVTTSAVIILGHISLKIFDLIYAMTGPGAAFVTDVPGVYMFETTFRGNHYGQGSAIAIIMLLLVSILIVPYLISSMRKEEA
- a CDS encoding carbohydrate ABC transporter permease, which produces MPTYSRANRAVTYALLTLFSLFFLIPIYVMAVTSFKSLDEVTLDRMWELPSALHLSGYGEALKKLAPNLLNSVYLAVPATVISCLLGSLNGYVFAKWKFRGSDILFVCILFGMFIPYQSILIPLIQFMQAIRLYNTIPGLILVHVIYGIPITTLIFRNFYAGIPTELLESAKIDGAGFFGIYRHIFFPLSMTGFVVVGIWQFTSVWNEFLFAVTLTTQKQQPIMVALQNLSGSQVVHWNVQMAGALLAALPTLLVYVFLSRYFVKGLLAGSIKG
- a CDS encoding sugar-binding protein, producing MRAYAKWTYRMAILLISVSFGCSVYFAYRVNQIDLGAKLQHFMEKPKYHLVMINQEGITPYWSQIQSGADKAAKELDAVIEYVVPVHAAAQDLSMVEMAVASKVDGIIMQGFNEKEFTPAINKAVDSGIPVITIDTDAPGSKRIAFVGTDNFLAGRRAAKEIVKDTNGSAKVGILTGSFSISNQTLRVAGFLDGIKDTPGIEVVAVEETSINSNLATEKAYKILKEHPDVTVFFGTGSLDGVGAAEVANNAERPGERIKVYAFDDLPETMELIKQKRIDATFVQRPFSMGEESVRIMVEFLKGKKTLTVYNTDIKTIRETDIASYNPEEQG
- a CDS encoding ABC transporter substrate-binding protein, encoding MKLAVKSAFVLSAALLATLSACSDGKETGSASPSPQSSGTAASAAPKNEGNKKVEIFSWWTGAGEEDGLKALIQLFKDKHPDIEVINAAVAGGAGTNAKAVLASRMQGGDPPATFQVHAGAELNAGWVAAGKMNPLGDLYASEGWNEKFPKELIELVSDKGQPYSVPVNIHRGNVLWYNKKIFDENGLTAPKTFEEFFDVAEKLKAKGITPLALGDKEPWTAVHLFEDVLLGTLGPDDYKKLWTGEVPFDDKRVKDALDTFKKMLTYINKDHAARNWQDASQLVAKGEAAMNVMGDWAKGYFVNDLKLKPNVDFGWTTTPNTAGMFMVISDTFGLPKGIKDEASVKEFLKVLGSVEGQDAFNPLKGSIPARIDADAGKYDVYGKQTIEEFKSSKLAASLAHGSAAAEGFVTQASQAISIFVTKGDVDAAAAALVQAAKASGIAK